A region from the Ptychodera flava strain L36383 chromosome 10, AS_Pfla_20210202, whole genome shotgun sequence genome encodes:
- the LOC139141593 gene encoding uncharacterized protein has product MDESGVKIQTGQRVYGHSQRGVKTYEIGRYLTGANNTVNLLVGLDGVKYCSVIDGPSNGNEFIRYFTEATTAFTDDGEAALNPGDTVVVDNAPIHHHEPGDHVRNLLDDIGVEIVFLPTYSPDFNPVENCFNKMKSLLKKDYYRELLHDNIAVAVYNAVRMITPNDTSDYFAATGYLQVPRQ; this is encoded by the coding sequence ATGGATGAAAGTGGGGTGAAAATACAAACAGGACAACGTGTGTACGGCCACTCACAGCGAGGAGTGAAGACCTATGAAATTGGGCGTTATTTGACCGGGGCAAACAACACGGTGAATCTGCTTGTGGGACTTGATGGCGTAAAATATTGCTCTGTGATCGATGGACCATCTAATGGCAATGAATTCATTAGATACTTCACTGAAGCTACGACGGCGTTTACAGATGATGGTGAGGCCGCTTTAAACCCAGGAGACACTGTCGTGGTAGACAACGCCCCAATACATCACCATGAACCAGGTGATCATGTTAGGAATTTATTAGACGATATCGGTGTCGAAATTGTATTTTTACCAACCTACTCACCAGATTTCAACCCAGTAGAAAACTGCTTCAATAAGATGAAGTCACTTCTTAAAAAAGACTATTACCGTGAACTATTACACGACAATATAGCAGTGGCAGTGTACAATGCGGTTCGGATGATTACCCCAAACGACACGTCTGATTATTTTGCCGCGACTGGCTATTTACAAGTACCACGGCAATGA